A single window of Candidatus Baltobacteraceae bacterium DNA harbors:
- a CDS encoding TolC family protein produces MKYTQRLLTGVLALGGLCALLGTGAPGLVSAATPRPTPTPIPVKSPTTLPYPAYGTPAPGVRQTQPNPAVPTQITLQQAIDIAAAKSPILAAARADYNISTVPVQLAKSAIFPNVAAVGSIARSNGGRSGGSNSGTGGSTTTLGSSGSTNESLQLTLRQLIFDGGKTVALIHSARATEAAAAGTYERNLQLLSFNVAQAYYNALQAQAATQLAARVVQQNVVQENLIRAQIRAGTEARASLLAAEVPTAQARVALVRAQGTEISADAAFANELGLDANTAVLPVNDTPAGAAASLLKVPVLGYDTAVTRALALRPDYLASQHTVDAAKYSLRAAKLGRFPTLTGTADAGTSSTTPNGGDFRSSNSIGASLNIPIFDQGVTAAQSAQAQYQLDKANAQLESTRIGLELNVRQALAGLISSQAATQQTAVELANATEQVKATQAQYRAGVTNLPLLLQAQLGLTQAETDRLNAVYLLRQSEQTYLFAIGESDLATGQPATP; encoded by the coding sequence GTGAAGTATACGCAACGTCTCTTGACCGGCGTCCTCGCGCTCGGCGGCCTTTGCGCGCTGCTTGGGACCGGCGCGCCGGGGCTCGTGTCGGCCGCAACGCCGCGCCCGACCCCGACGCCCATTCCCGTCAAATCGCCAACGACGCTGCCATATCCGGCGTACGGAACGCCCGCGCCCGGCGTGCGGCAAACCCAACCCAATCCGGCAGTGCCGACCCAGATTACGTTGCAGCAAGCGATCGATATCGCAGCTGCGAAGTCGCCGATCCTCGCCGCGGCTCGCGCGGATTACAATATTTCGACCGTTCCCGTGCAACTCGCCAAATCGGCGATCTTTCCGAACGTGGCGGCGGTCGGTTCGATCGCGCGCAGCAACGGTGGCCGCTCGGGCGGCTCGAACTCGGGGACGGGCGGTTCGACGACCACGCTCGGAAGCAGCGGATCGACTAACGAATCGCTGCAGCTCACGTTGCGTCAATTGATCTTCGACGGCGGCAAGACCGTCGCGCTCATCCATTCGGCGCGGGCGACCGAGGCCGCCGCCGCCGGCACCTACGAACGTAACTTGCAATTGCTCTCGTTCAACGTCGCGCAAGCATACTACAACGCACTGCAGGCGCAGGCCGCAACGCAACTGGCCGCGCGAGTCGTGCAGCAAAACGTCGTGCAAGAGAATCTGATCCGCGCGCAGATTCGCGCCGGCACGGAAGCGCGTGCGAGTTTGCTCGCCGCCGAGGTACCGACCGCGCAAGCGCGCGTCGCACTCGTGCGCGCGCAGGGTACGGAGATCTCGGCCGATGCCGCTTTCGCAAACGAACTCGGGCTCGATGCGAATACGGCGGTTCTGCCCGTCAACGATACGCCGGCCGGCGCGGCGGCATCGCTGTTGAAGGTGCCGGTGCTCGGCTACGACACGGCGGTAACGCGTGCGCTCGCGCTGCGTCCGGATTACCTCGCGTCGCAACACACCGTCGATGCGGCGAAATATTCGCTGCGCGCCGCCAAACTCGGCCGCTTCCCGACTCTTACCGGAACGGCGGATGCGGGAACGAGTTCGACCACGCCCAACGGCGGCGATTTCCGCAGCAGCAACTCGATCGGCGCGTCGCTGAACATACCGATCTTCGACCAAGGCGTCACGGCCGCTCAGAGCGCGCAGGCTCAATACCAACTGGATAAGGCCAACGCCCAACTCGAGAGTACGCGCATCGGACTCGAGCTCAACGTCCGTCAAGCGCTTGCGGGATTGATCTCCTCGCAAGCGGCGACCCAGCAAACCGCCGTCGAACTGGCCAACGCGACCGAGCAAGTCAAGGCGACGCAAGCCCAGTATCGGGCCGGCGTCACCAACCTGCCGCTCTTGCTGCAAGCGCAACTGGGCCTCACGCAGGCCGAGACCGACCGTTTGAACGCCGTCTACCTGCTGCGCCAATCCGAGCAGACGTATCTCTTCGCCATCGGCGAGAGCGACCTAGCCACCGGCCAACCGGCGACTCCTTAG